A DNA window from Pyrus communis chromosome 3, drPyrComm1.1, whole genome shotgun sequence contains the following coding sequences:
- the LOC137729745 gene encoding protein argonaute 2-like, translating into MERGGGSGGYRGRGMGRGRGSDGGGGGGRGDQGGYGRGNGGRGGGSGGERGRGGHGGEPQFHHHQPQQQQGQPNQNQSQQARPNPWITPAPARVWGPRAPAPPASPAGPAPNISPAPDNLVPAMQSMAISRQTPASSSLYKAANLVPVKRPDNGGTKAIRTARLRANHFNLSFNPESIIMHYDVDVKPEHPAKNGRPVKISKSELSAIRNKLFSDDPSKFPLLSTAYDGEKNIFSAVPLPTGSFKVEIPEEEGTRFSSYIFTIKLAKELQLRKLKEYLSGQLLDIPRNILQSMDLVMKENPARRMIAVGRNFYPTESDPNDDLGYGVAAFRGFQHSLKLTSQGPTLCLDYSVLAFHKRMSVTEFLQVQIRGFTLNNFKRFRRQVEDVLKGLKVTVTHRKTKQTYVIMGLTDKNAGEITFDAVDIDGQIPPRKVRLPDYFRDKYREIQYKNIPCLDLGKNGKRNDTPMEFCDLVEGQRYPKESLGKEAAIMLKNISLPSPRDRQNMISNMVRSKDGPSGGGIIQNFGFEVNQNMTPVTGRVIVPPELKLGASDGKVIKVTVDGEKCQWNLVGKTLVEGKPIKCWAVLDFSSSDRFKLDPNQFIPKLIARCNRLGIRMGEPVLYETTSMRPFSSVQMLRPLLESVNEKAKKEGNGYLQLLVCVMSKRDPGYKHLKWIAETQIGIVTQCCLSNMANKANDQYLANLALKINAKLGGSNVELNDRLPLVGNAGHVMFVGADVNHPAARNTTSPSIAAVVATLNWPAANRYAARVRSQYHRVEKILNFGDMCLELVESYERLSKVKPEKIIIFRDGVSEGQFDMVLNEELLDLEMAFESIKYHPTITLIVAQKRHHTRLFLENPRDGGSAGNISPGTVVDTTIVHPFEFDFYLCSHYGALGTSKPTHYHVLRNDHRFTSDQLQKLIYDLCFTFARCTKPVSLVPPVYYADLVAYRGRLYYESTEGQSPASVSSSSSSSTYSPLSVASLDQRFCKLHADLENMMFFV; encoded by the exons ATGGAAAGAGGCGGTGGTAGCGGTGGATACAGAGGAAGGGGAATGGGAAGAGGGAGAGgcagtgatggtggtggtggtggtggaaggGGTGATCAGGGCGGGTATGGCAGAGGAAATGGAGGGAGAGGTGGAGGaagtggaggagagagaggaagaggcgGTCATGGTGGCGAGCCACAGTTCCACCACCATCAGCCACAACAGCAGCAAGGACAGCCGAACCAGAATCAGAGTCAGCAAGCGAGGCCTAATCCATGGATTACTCCCGCTCCTGCCAGAGTATGGGGCCCCAGAGCGCCTGCTCCGCCTGCATCTCCGGCCGGACCGGCCCCGAACATCTCTCCTGCTCCTG ATAATCTTGTTCCGGCAATGCAATCAATGGCAATTTCAAGACAGACACCCGCTTCATCTTCTTTATACAAGGCGGCCAATCTTGTCCCAGTAAAACGGCCTGATAATGGGGGCACAAAAGCTATCCGAACTGCTAGGCTTCGCGCTAATCATTTTAATCTCTCGTTCAATCCTGAAAGTATTATAATGCACTATGATGTTGATGTTAAACCGGAACACCCTGCTAAGAATGGCCGTCCTGTGAAGATATCAAAGTCTGAACTTTCTGCAATCAGGAACAAGTTATTCTCTGATGATCCTTCGAAATTTCCCTTGTTAAGTACTGCATATGATGGTGAAAAGAACATTTTCAGTGCAGTGCCGTTGCCCACTGGATCATTTAAGGTGGAGATTCCTGAGGAAGAAGGCACACGGTTTAGTTCGTACATTTTTACTATAAAGCTTGCGAAGGAGCTCCAGCTTCGCAAGTTGAAGGAGTACCTAAGCGGTCAGCTGTTGGATATCCCTCGTAATATATTGCAGAGTATGGATTTGGTTATGAAAGAGAATCCAGCTAGACGCATGATTGCTGTTGGGCGAAACTTTTACCCCACTGAATCTGATCCAAACGATGACCTTGGATATGGTGTTGCTGCCTTCAGAGGTTTTCAGCATAGCTTGAAGCTCACGTCCCAGGGTCCTACCTTGTGTCTCGATTACTCAGTCTTGGCATTTCATAAGCGCATGTCAGTTACAGAATTTCTCCAAGTGCAGATAAGGGGTTTTACATTAAATAATTTCAAGAGGTTTAGGAGGCAGGTTGAGGATGTATTGAAGGGATTGAAAGTTACTGTGACTCACCGGAAAACCAAGCAAACGTACGTCATCATGGGGCTGACTGATAAGAATGCAGGAGAAATTACATTTGATGCTGTAGACATAGATGGCCAAATTCCACCAAGGAAAGTTAGACTTCCTGATTATTTCAGGGACAAATACAGAGAGATTCAGTACAAAAACATTCCCTGCTTGGATTTAGGGAAAAATGGTAAAAGGAATGATACACCAATGGAGTTCTGTGACTTAGTTGAGGGGCAAAGGTATCCAAAGGAATCTTTGGGCAAAGAAGCAGCCATCATGCTGAAGAACATCTCATTGCCTTCACCAAGAGATAGACAGAACATGATATCCAACATGGTACGATCAAAAGATGGACCTTCCGG TGGTGGCATCATTCAGAATTTTGGATTTGAGGTCAACCAGAATATGACACCAGTGACAGGGCGTGTGATTGTCCCACCTGAGTTAAAGTTGGGTGCTTCTGATGGCAAGGTGATTAAGGTGACTGTTGACGGAGAGAAATGTCAATGGAATCTGGTTGGGAAGACTCTCGTGGAAGGAAAACCAATCAAGTGCTGGGCCGTACTTGACTTCAGCAGTTCTGATCGTTTCAAACTGGACCCTAACCAGTTCATCCCAAAGCTCATCGCTCGGTGCAACAGACTGGGAATCAGAATGGGAGAGCCTGTTTTGTATGAAACCACTTCAATGAGGCCATTCTCTAGTGTTCAGATGCTTCGTCCGCTGCTTGAAAGCGTTAATGAGAAGGCTAAAAAAGAAGGCAATGGCTACTTGCAGTTACTTGTTTGTGTAATGTCTAAAAGAGACCCTGGTTACAAGCATCTGAAGTGGattgctgagactcaaatcggTATAGTGACGCAATGCTGCTTGTCAAATATGGCCAACAAAGCAAATGACCAGTACCTTGCAAATCTTGCACTCAAGATCAATGCCAAGCTTGGAGGCAGTAATGTAGAGCTAAATGATCGGCTCCCCCTTGTAGGGAATGCAGGCCATGTTATGTTTGTGGGGGCCGATGTCAATCATCCTGCTGCGCGAAACACAACAAGTCCATCAATTGCAGCAGTTGTTGCCACTTTAAACTGGCCTGCTGCGAATCGTTATGCTGCACGAGTTCGATCCCAGTACCATCGTGTGGAGAAGATATTGAATTTTGGAGACATGTGTCTGGAGCTTGTTGAATCTTATGAGCGATTGAGTAAAGTCAAGCCAGAGAAAATTATTATCTTCCGTGATGGAGTTAGTGAGGGCCAGTTTGATATGGTTCTCAATGAAGAGTTGCTAGATCTGGAGATGGCTTTCGAAAGTATAAAATACCATCCAACCATCACACTTATTGTTGCCCAGAAGCGGCACCATACTCGTCTATTTCTGGAGAATCCAAGGGATGGGGGTTCCGCAGGCAACATATCACCGGGAACTGTTGTGGACACAACAATCGTGCACCCGTTTGAGTTTGACTTCTATCTTTGCAGTCATTATGGAGCCCTTGGAACAAGCAAACCCACACACTACCATGTTCTTCGGAACGATCATCGGTTTACTTCAGATCAATTACAGAAGCTTATATATGACTTGTGCTTCACCTTTGCAAGATGTACAAAACCTGTATCATTGGTCCCACCGGTGTACTATGCTGACCTCGTGGCATATAGGGGGCGATTATACTACGAGAGTACGGAGGGACAGTCTCCAGCTTCGGTATCCTCCTCGTCCTCGTCCTCGACATACTCACCGCTGTCAGTGGCTTCTCTTGATCAAAGGTTCTGCAAATTGCACGCGGACTTGGAAAACATGATGTTTTTCGTGTGA
- the LOC137729286 gene encoding O-fucosyltransferase 23-like codes for MDVPPYCKNFKVLGCHLNSFACKCVVLAVTALVIRAVLLPTFSIFDGTEQDNLVFIGNLSLSFGQKSGIRKDKFLEVPQIVWGLNNQKIAFARACLTARLLNRTLLMPSLSASLFYKEVELLEPISFDKVFQFKKFNSLCNGFVQLGELSDVRNRTGAFELQKGSGRRWTPERDMDQLKQHNEDPYNEYEVIRIVGKNPFLWHDHWSVKDYAKIFECMVLVDEIMNEADKVVSRIREIGAAQVSSQKEFAQVGISPAENSLVQPVPYVAVHMRIEIDWMIHCKKLEQRSNITQICSSKEEIMERVGNIVGLKTPVVVYLAISDSLLHDPSILNGWKVGLIPFEKKKLGVEGNYKKFSYLIQSAIDYEVCLRADVFVGNSFSTFSNLIVLDRTQKLIRAGVTSSCGVDVRWPSYAYNILGESKGPRRWMTNMSGSSLQAISYGSNDISCRV; via the coding sequence ATGGACGTGCCTCCTTACTGTAAGAATTTCAAAGTTCTCGGTTGCCATTTGAATTCGTTCGCATGCAAATGTGTTGTTTTAGCTGTGACTGCTCTGGTAATTAGAGCTGTTCTGCTTCCTACATTCTCCATCTTTGATGGAACTGAACAGGACAACTTGGTATTCATCGGTAATCTCTCGTTGTCATTCGGTCAGAAATCTGGGATCCGAAAAGATAAGTTCCTGGAGGTTCCTCAAATCGTTTGGGGACTAAACAACCAGAAAATAGCGTTTGCAAGAGCTTGTCTGACCGCAAGGCTTCTGAACCGGACGCTTTTGATGCCTAGCTTGAGTGCTTCCCTGTTTTACAAGGAAGTTGAGCTCTTGGAGCCGATTTCCTTCGATAAGGTGTTCCAGTTCAAGAAGTTTAATTCTCTCTGTAATGGATTCGTTCAATTGGGTGAACTTTCAGATGTTAGAAACCGAACCGGAGCATTTGAGCTTCAGAAAGGAAGCGGAAGGAGGTGGACTCCCGAGAGGGACATGGATCAGTTGAAACAGCATAATGAGGATCCATACAATGAGTACGAAGTGATTCGAATCGTAGGAAAGAATCCGTTTCTGTGGCACGATCATTGGTCCGTGAAGGACTATGCGAAAATCTTTGAGtgcatggttttggttgatgagatAATGAATGAAGCGGATAAAGTTGTGTCACGGATTAGAGAGATAGGAGCAGCACAAGTAAGTAGTCAGAAAGAGTTTGCGCAAGTTGGCATTAGCCCGGCAGAGAATTCTCTCGTGCAGCCGGTGCCTTATGTGGCTGTACATATGAGGATAGAGATAGATTGGATGATTCATTGTAAGAAGCTAGAGCAAAGATCAAACATAACCCAAATTTGTAGTAGCAAGGAGGAGATCATGGAAAGAGTAGGCAACATTGTTGGCCTCAAAACGCCTGTCGTTGTTTATCTAGCTATATCTGATAGTCTTCTTCATGATCCGTCTATTCTAAACGGCTGGAAAGTAGGCCTGATTCCTTTCGAGAAGAAGAAATTGGGCGTCGAAGGAAATTACAAGAAGTTCTCTTATCTCATTCAGTCTGCAATCGACTACGAAGTGTGTTTAAGGGCTGATGTCTTTGTGGGAAACAGTTTCTCAACATTTTCGAATCTTATAGTTCTGGATCGAACGCAGAAGCTCATTAGGGCGGGCGTCACAAGCTCGTGTGGTGTGGATGTAAGGTGGCCTTCTTATGCATACAACATATTAGGGGAATCCAAAGGCCCTCGAAGATGGATGACAAATATGTCTGGCTCAAGTCTTCAAGCAATTAGCTATGGCTCCAACGACATCTCCTGTCGAGTCTGA